The region AGCCAAGTAGCACCGAGGGCGTCTGTGATTTGGACGGCCAGCCGCTTTTCACCAGATCGGATGATAACGAAGAATCAATAGCTCAACGGCTCGCCCTTTATGACGAGAAGACGCGGCCGCTATTGGACTATTACGCCGACTCCGGCCGCTTGTACAAAGTTGACGGCTCAGGCACGCCCGACGACGTCTTCGCCCGAATGGCCAAATTATTGGGCACTCGAGCAGACGCGAATTGATTTGGCTGTGGCGATTCGTGGTCTTTCATGATAATTCGCAAGTCCAAGTCCGAGATCGAAAGGATGCGAGCTTCAGGGCGTATCGTCGCGCAGGTATTGGAGCGCTTGTCCAAGATGATCGAGCCTGGCGTAACTACTCGGGACCTTGATCATGAAGCAGACCGGATGATTGTGGATGCCGGCGCGTATCCGACTTTCAAGGGATACCACGGTTATCCAAGTTCGATTTGCGCTTCGATAAACGACGAGGTTGTCCACGGAATTCCGAGCAAGCGCAAGCTGCGAGAGGGCGACATCGTCGGCATCGACTGCGGCGCGACATACATGGGATATGTCGGCGACGCGGCCGTCACAGTGCCGGTAGGGCGGGTCAGTGACCCGGTCAAGCGGCTTCTGGAGACCACTCAGAGATCGCTATACGAAGCGATCGAGAAATGCCGAGTGGGCAACAGGCTCGGCGATGTATGCAACGCAGTGCAGGCTTACGTCGAGCCACTAGGCTATTCCGTCGTCAAGAACTACTGTGGCCACGGCGTGGGACGCGCGATGCACGAAGAGCCGCAGGTGCCGAATTACGGTAAGCCGGGAACAGGGCCAGTCCTGCGCGAAGGATGGGTTATTGCGATCGAACCGATGATCAATCTCGGGCACGAAGACGTGAAAGTGCTTTCGGATGGCTGGACGGTTATTACTCTCGACGGCCAGCCCTCGGCGCATTTCGAGCACACGGTTGCGATTACCCAGGAGGGGCCGCGGATACTGACCGTGCTAGACAATGGAAGGGCGGCCTCGGAAGTAGCATAGACTTTAGTCTGTGCCGGCGTTCCAGGCGTAGCAAGAGACAGGGCCTAAAGCCCGCGCCACGTGCGCGGGTTGCCGGTTGCGGTTGGCGATGCTAGAATAACCGTTTGTCATCCAAGGCATTTTCCCAGCAGAGTGGCCGCATCACGGCGAGGAAGAGCAACAATGAAAGTCAGGGCGTCGGTTAAGAAAATGTGCGACAACTGCAAGGTCATTCACCGCCGGGGCGTGGTGAGGGTGATTTGCACCAACCCGAAGCACAAACAGCGTCAAGGATAGTCTAGCGAGCGAGCTTCGCGTTCGAAGCAATCGGAGGAAGAATGGCACGCATAGCAGGTGTGGACCTGCCAGCTAATAAAAGAGCTGAAATTGGTCTGACGTACATCTACGGCATCGGGCGCTCTCGCGCTAACAAGATCCTGGGAGAGGCCGGCATAAGCGTCGATAAGCGCATCCGCGAGCTGACTGAAGAAGAAGTCAATCGCATCCGCACCGTGATCGACCAGCAAGGCGGGGTCGAAGGTGATTTGCGCAAGCAGATCCAGATGGACATAAAGCGAATGATGGACATCGGCTGCTATCGCGGCCTCCGTCACCGGAGGGGGCTTCCGGTTCGAGGTCAACGCACCCACACAAATGCCCGCACCCGCAAGGGGCCACGCCGCATGACGGTAGCGAAGAAGAAGGTTGCTGGAAAGAAGTAAGAAGTGATCCGTGAGGCTTGATCCGTGACCAATCGGATCTCTTTTCACGGATCGCGCATCACGGGGATTATGGCAAAAGCTCAAACCAAAGCCGGCAAGAAGAAAACATTCAAGCGCAAGGAGCGGCGGTTGGTGCCGCAGGGAATCGTTCACATTCAAGCGAGCTTCAACAACACCCTGGTAACGATCACCGACCTGGAAGGTAACCTGATCAGTCAGTCGTCGTCGGGTGCGCTTGGCTTTCACGGGTCGCGAAAGGGCACTCCATTCGCGGCGCAACAAGCTGGCCTCCGCGCCGCTCAGGCAGCCCGTGAACTCGGAATGCAGACTTGCGAGGTCAGGGTTAAGGGTCCGGGATCAGGCCGCGAGTCGGCGGTGCGAGCGATTCAAGCGGCGGGCATTGAGGTTCGACTGATTCGAGACGTTACGCCGATTCCGCACAACGGCTGCCGGCCGCCAAAGCGCCGAAGGGTCTGATTCAGAACTTGTATCTGCATCAGAGCTGAACTAAGAGCGGTTCAGACGCACGCGGGAACGATCCCGTTTCGGTGATTTTCGAAAGGAATGTCACCGGCGTCTTAAAGGAAGAAGGGCAAAATCTGGTTGCCTGTAAACTTTTGCTTGTCGATAGGCAGTGACTGAGGTCATTGCTTGTTCTGACGGTAGACGGAGGAGTTGGACCTTGGCAAGATATCGTGGCCCGGTGTGCAGACTTTGCCGCCGGGAAGGAATGAAACTCTTTTTAAAGGGCGAGCGCTGCTATAAGCCGACTTGCCCCATCGAGAAGCGCGGCACTCAGCCGCCTGGCCAACACGGCCGCAACGTACGCCGTGCCAAACAGCTCGTCGGCTACGGGGAACAGCTACGCGAAAAACAGAAGGTCAAACGCATATACGGCATGTTGGAGCGGCAGTTTCGGCTGTATTTCCAGAGGGCCATGCGAATGAAAGGCGTGACGGGCGAAAACCTCCTCGCCTTGCTTGAGCGCCGTTTGGACAATGTAGTCTACCGCCTGGGCTACGCGACTTCGCGAGCGCAGGCGCGCCAGTTCGTCACCCACGGACACGTCCTGGTCAATGGACGCAAAGTTGATATCCCAAGCTTTCAAGTCAAGGTCGGAGACGAGATCTCGGTGCGGGAAGGGAGCCGCTCGAACATTCACATCCAGAGCGCGTTTCAAACTGCATCGGGTCGCGGGCGGCCAACCTGGCTCGAGGTCGTCTCCCCTGACGAGATACGCGGCCGCGTAGTTGCTCTTCCACGCCGCGACGACATAGGTCAGAACATTAACGAACAGCTTATCGTCGAACTCTATTCGAAGTAGTGGAGCTGGAGGTAAGAGGGCGCGCGAACGAGGTGTTTGCCCAAAGTCTCAGGGCCGGCCTCGAACCTCAGCCTCTCTTGAGAGGAAGCAATGGACGGAACAGAAACTCAATTTATGATTGGCTTCCAGAGGCCAAAGCGCCTTGCGTGCGAAACCGAAACAGCCACCGGCCGTTATGCCAAGTTCTACGCTCAACCGTTTGAGC is a window of Acidobacteriota bacterium DNA encoding:
- the map gene encoding type I methionyl aminopeptidase: MIIRKSKSEIERMRASGRIVAQVLERLSKMIEPGVTTRDLDHEADRMIVDAGAYPTFKGYHGYPSSICASINDEVVHGIPSKRKLREGDIVGIDCGATYMGYVGDAAVTVPVGRVSDPVKRLLETTQRSLYEAIEKCRVGNRLGDVCNAVQAYVEPLGYSVVKNYCGHGVGRAMHEEPQVPNYGKPGTGPVLREGWVIAIEPMINLGHEDVKVLSDGWTVITLDGQPSAHFEHTVAITQEGPRILTVLDNGRAASEVA
- the rpmJ gene encoding 50S ribosomal protein L36; this encodes MKVRASVKKMCDNCKVIHRRGVVRVICTNPKHKQRQG
- the rpsM gene encoding 30S ribosomal protein S13, with amino-acid sequence MARIAGVDLPANKRAEIGLTYIYGIGRSRANKILGEAGISVDKRIRELTEEEVNRIRTVIDQQGGVEGDLRKQIQMDIKRMMDIGCYRGLRHRRGLPVRGQRTHTNARTRKGPRRMTVAKKKVAGKK
- the rpsK gene encoding 30S ribosomal protein S11, coding for MAKAQTKAGKKKTFKRKERRLVPQGIVHIQASFNNTLVTITDLEGNLISQSSSGALGFHGSRKGTPFAAQQAGLRAAQAARELGMQTCEVRVKGPGSGRESAVRAIQAAGIEVRLIRDVTPIPHNGCRPPKRRRV
- the rpsD gene encoding 30S ribosomal protein S4; translated protein: MARYRGPVCRLCRREGMKLFLKGERCYKPTCPIEKRGTQPPGQHGRNVRRAKQLVGYGEQLREKQKVKRIYGMLERQFRLYFQRAMRMKGVTGENLLALLERRLDNVVYRLGYATSRAQARQFVTHGHVLVNGRKVDIPSFQVKVGDEISVREGSRSNIHIQSAFQTASGRGRPTWLEVVSPDEIRGRVVALPRRDDIGQNINEQLIVELYSK